In Stieleria varia, one genomic interval encodes:
- a CDS encoding nucleotidyltransferase domain-containing protein, whose amino-acid sequence MSNQRRFRELTRVLEDTSDELDVPASKYQDAKSRYQAVGEFLGEDPRLADYDPLVYPQGSFALGTATRPINGGEYDVDSVFLLRAPPAGLVPKELKELVGDRLLSPSSRYREMIEPREGGRRCWTIQYTDTSHFHLDVLPAIPDVEALSLDALTANVKNEWIKDSIRITDSMTPEYATGWPPLSSLKNDPTRSNPSGYGKFFRERMEVQLEQLKSSLAMTKRAAEVSEIEDFEVRTPLQRLVQLLKRHRDVNFGDDDDRPISVIITTLAAQAYDNESDLGVAMLNVVPKMRSWIEDRQGVLWVPNPVNPLENFADKWEEEPRKAEVFDAWLRQVEHEHTYLLTESGFDKVGAVITNAYGERPANAAMKKLAKRTAGYASVPTLLVPAKSSVATPIVNTPTVRSQPWGN is encoded by the coding sequence ATGAGCAATCAGAGGCGTTTTAGAGAATTGACTCGCGTACTGGAGGACACGTCCGATGAGTTGGATGTGCCCGCGTCTAAATACCAAGACGCGAAAAGCCGTTACCAAGCAGTCGGCGAATTTTTAGGAGAGGATCCCCGTTTAGCAGACTACGACCCACTCGTTTATCCACAGGGATCGTTTGCGCTCGGTACGGCGACACGACCGATCAACGGTGGGGAATACGATGTCGACTCCGTTTTCCTCCTTCGGGCGCCGCCAGCGGGATTGGTGCCGAAGGAGCTTAAAGAGTTAGTCGGCGATCGCTTATTGAGTCCCAGCAGTCGATACCGAGAGATGATTGAACCAAGAGAAGGCGGGCGTCGTTGTTGGACCATTCAATACACCGATACTTCCCATTTTCATTTGGATGTCCTCCCTGCGATCCCCGATGTTGAGGCACTCAGCCTTGATGCCTTGACCGCCAATGTGAAAAACGAATGGATCAAGGATTCGATCCGAATTACTGATTCAATGACGCCGGAATACGCGACTGGTTGGCCCCCGCTGTCATCGTTAAAGAATGATCCAACCCGAAGCAATCCAAGCGGATACGGGAAATTCTTCCGCGAACGGATGGAGGTGCAACTGGAGCAACTTAAGTCATCGCTCGCCATGACCAAGCGAGCGGCGGAAGTCTCCGAGATAGAGGACTTTGAAGTACGGACTCCCTTGCAGCGCCTTGTTCAGCTCCTGAAACGCCATCGCGATGTCAATTTTGGTGACGATGACGATCGACCAATATCAGTCATCATCACGACGCTTGCGGCACAGGCCTATGACAATGAATCCGACCTCGGTGTCGCGATGCTAAATGTTGTTCCCAAGATGCGCAGTTGGATCGAGGATCGGCAGGGGGTTTTGTGGGTTCCCAACCCGGTGAATCCGCTCGAGAACTTTGCCGACAAGTGGGAGGAAGAACCGAGGAAAGCCGAGGTGTTCGACGCTTGGCTTCGTCAAGTTGAGCACGAGCATACCTACTTGCTCACGGAATCTGGCTTTGACAAGGTTGGCGCAGTAATCACCAATGCGTACGGGGAGCGTCCCGCCAACGCGGCAATGAAAAAGCTTGCCAAACGTACGGCGGGTTACGCATCAGTTCCAACGCTCTTGGTTCCAGCTAAATCAAGCGTCGCGACGCCGATAGTGAATACACCTACCGTGCGGTCACAGCCGTGGGGAAACTAA
- a CDS encoding HigA family addiction module antitoxin, with protein sequence MTGIAPAPYRPDVAIPPGETIREILESMSMTQAELANRMGRPTNKVNEVIQGKRQITADTALELELALGLPASVWLNLEKDYQLAKARLQEEKRLKSEAKMLRHFPVAEMCRLNWIEKRPDLIEQTHELLSFFAVTSFEKLCDLKTLKPAWRKAKEREASDYMLASWLNYGIQHSKAMEVAEFDLAKLRSSIPQIRSFTAEGCIAETKPALTQLCSDLGIALVLVPHLKGSQVNGAAYRAYDKVIIQVSDRGKYADIFWFTFFHELGHVILHLSKKNTPFVDCGELPAASQRLEDEADEFARDALISQDDFLRLMELDYEKPAVVEQFADSISTHPGIVAGRLAKGKPRLYGKFAKLREQFEF encoded by the coding sequence ATGACAGGCATTGCACCCGCACCCTACCGGCCGGATGTAGCGATACCGCCAGGGGAAACAATTCGAGAAATCCTCGAGTCCATGTCGATGACGCAAGCTGAGCTTGCCAATCGAATGGGGAGACCGACGAACAAGGTCAACGAAGTAATTCAGGGCAAACGCCAAATTACTGCTGACACAGCTCTTGAGTTGGAGCTGGCGTTAGGACTGCCGGCCAGCGTTTGGCTTAATCTTGAAAAAGATTATCAGCTTGCCAAAGCGAGACTGCAGGAAGAAAAACGCCTTAAAAGTGAAGCCAAAATGTTACGGCATTTTCCGGTTGCGGAAATGTGCCGCCTTAACTGGATTGAGAAGCGGCCTGACTTAATTGAACAGACTCATGAACTGCTCTCGTTTTTTGCCGTCACAAGTTTTGAAAAGCTTTGTGACTTAAAAACTCTTAAGCCAGCCTGGCGGAAGGCGAAAGAACGAGAAGCTTCCGATTACATGCTTGCGTCATGGCTCAACTACGGCATTCAACACTCGAAAGCAATGGAGGTTGCCGAATTTGACTTGGCAAAACTACGGTCAAGCATACCTCAAATCAGATCGTTCACTGCTGAAGGTTGTATCGCGGAAACGAAGCCTGCGTTGACGCAACTCTGCTCAGACCTAGGAATTGCACTGGTTCTGGTTCCGCATCTTAAAGGAAGCCAGGTTAATGGTGCAGCTTATCGTGCGTACGACAAAGTTATCATTCAGGTTAGTGATCGTGGTAAGTACGCGGATATTTTTTGGTTCACCTTCTTTCATGAACTGGGGCATGTCATTCTTCATTTATCGAAGAAGAACACGCCTTTTGTTGATTGCGGAGAATTGCCAGCAGCCTCACAGAGGTTAGAGGATGAGGCAGATGAATTCGCACGCGATGCTTTGATTTCGCAGGACGATTTTCTTAGGTTGATGGAGCTGGACTACGAAAAACCAGCCGTTGTAGAGCAATTTGCGGACAGCATTTCGACTCATCCAGGAATCGTTGCTGGCCGGTTGGCCAAAGGAAAGCCAAGGCTCTATGGCAAATTTGCAAAGCTTAGAGAGCAATTTGAGTTTTGA